In Cotesia glomerata isolate CgM1 linkage group LG3, MPM_Cglom_v2.3, whole genome shotgun sequence, one genomic interval encodes:
- the LOC123260724 gene encoding transmembrane protein 53-B has protein sequence MFFMRTVIFSAVKSRWAAFRQSPLAGKKHNLLFGFVACRLVSTHHISKNIEVICHDDKPPTIEKPFSLQLEKTIDRPLLVILSWLFSKRKHVMKFANLYLEQGFDVVTVSVTPFQLMWPAKGTRLVAKDLLTFLDRNTSYQQIMLHGFSIGGYMWGELLDHVHEDREKYNHVIDRIVGQVWDSAADITELTMGTAKAVFPNNEMMQNIARKYLEYHLKTFHEQATRYYIRSSQLFHLNLVHTPALFLLSNADPVGAVDSNMRVRDSWDSLGTPTYVKIFEKSPHVGHFLKYPKEYVNEIYTFLDKLKMIKNEEKIRARIQA, from the exons ATGTTTTTCATGCGAACTGTCATTTTTTCTGCTGTTAAATCCCGCTGGGCTGCCTTCAGGCAATCGCCATTAGCTGGAAAGAAGCataatttg TTATTCGGATTCGTAGCTTGCAGACTGGTGTCGACTCATCATATCAGCAAGAACATCGAAGTTATTTGTCATGACGATAAGCCTCCGACTATAGAGAAGCCGTTCAGTTTACAACTGGAAAAAACTATTGACAGGCCACTGCTTGTTATTTTGTCCTGGCTATTTTCTAAGAGAAAACATGTAATGAAGTTTGCTAATTTGTATCTTGAACAGGGCTTTGATGTTGTCACGGTTAGTGTCACTCCTTTCCAACTGATGTGGCCCGCCAAAGGTACTCGA TTGGTAGCAAAAGATCTGCTGACATTCTTGGATCGAAACACAAGCTATCAGCAAATAATGCTCCATGGATTTTCAATCGGTGGGTACATGTGGGGCGAATTGCTCGATCATGTTCATGAAGATCGCGAGAAGTATAATCATGTTATTGATAGAATTGTTGGACAAGTTTGGGACAGTGCTGCTGATATCACTGAGCTTACTATGGGCACAGCGAAAGCCGTTTTTCCTAACAATGAAATGATGCAGAATATCGCTAGAAAATATTTGGA GTATCATTTAAAGACATTCCACGAACAAGCGACAAGGTACTACATAAGATCTAGCCAGCTTTTCCATTTAAACCTTGTACACACTCCAGCATTGTTTTTATTGAGTAATGCAGATCCAGTTGGTGCGGTAGATAGTAATATGCGAGTTCGTGATTCATGGGACTCGCTTGGTACACCa acttatgttaaaatatttgaaaaatcaccACACGTTGGACATTTTCTCAAATATCCCAAGGAATatgttaatgaaatttatacatttttggATAAACTAaagatgattaaaaatgaagaaaaaattcgcGCACGTATACAAGCATGA
- the LOC123260723 gene encoding probable ATP-dependent RNA helicase DDX49, with protein MSEEINTFGELNLNSWIVKQCSLIGVKKPTPIQKNCIPRILAGDDCIGCAKTGSGKTLAFVLPIVQKLCEDPYGIFALVLTPTRELASQIGEQFTAIGKPINLKTCVVLGGMDMMTQAQELSKRPHIVVATPGRLADHLESCDTFSLNKLKFVVLDEADRLLGGDFDEQIKTIFSALPKQRQSLLFSATMTDALEQVKQVARNNVFQFEDDDDSGMATVKQLDQRYVVCPRDVRDAYLVEVIRTFKGINPNGSIMIFTDTCKNCQLLSMTFNTVGFENVALHAMIKQRERLSALNKFKSNCVKILIATDVASRGLDIPLVELVINHTIPNVPKEYIHRVGRTARAGRGGMSISLITPHDIKLLHAIEELIGTKLQEFKVDEKEIATIFTQVSTTKREAEIVLDETDFYEKKMINKRKKLMMEGKTDEEIDKILAPKKKHRKKDKKIKTSDETKEDENKLTDEV; from the exons atgagtgaagaaataaatactTTTGGAGAATTAAATCTAAATTCTTGGATAGTTAAACAGTGTAGTCTGATAG GTGTGAAAAAACCTACtccaattcaaaaaaattgtatccCAAGAATATTAGCCGGTGATGATTGTATTGGTTGTGCTAAAACAGGTAGTGGTAAAACGTTAGCATTTGTTTTGCCAATAGTacaaaaattatgtgaagatCCTTACGGAATATTTGCACTAGTATTGACACCAACAAGAGAATTAGCGAGTCAA attggAGAACAATTTACCGCAATAGGAAaaccaataaatttaaagacaTGTGTAGTGCTAGGAGGAATGGATATGATGACTCAAGCCCAAGAATTATCCAAGCGGCCTCACATTGTCGTAGCGACGCCAGGCCGCTTAGCAGATCACCTAGAAAGTTGCGATACTTTTTCGCTGAACAAGCTCAAATTTGTGGTGCTCGACGAAGCTGACAGACTGTTGGGTGGAGACTTTGACGagcaaataaaaactattttttcagCGCTGCCTAAGCAACGCCAGTCTTTATTATTCAGTGCGACTATGACAGACGCATTAGAACAGGTCAAGCAAGTAGCACGCAATAACGTTTTTCAGTTTGAAGACGATGATGACAGTGGGATGGCTACTGTCAAACAGTTGGACCAACGATACGTCGTCTGTCCTAGGGACGTACGAGACGCTTATCTCGTAGAAGTTATTCGTACGTTCAAAGGAATAAATCCTAATGGTTCTATTATGATATTCACAGATACCTGCAAGAACTGTCAGTTATTGTCGATGACTTTTAATACAGTAGGATTCGAAAATGTGGCTTTGCACGCGATGATAAAACAACGCGAACGTCTGTCGGCGCTCAACAAATTCAAGTCTAATTGTGTTAAAATTCTAATTGCCACGGACGTAGCTTCTCGAGGTCTTGATATTCCTCTTGTTGAGCTGGTTATTAATCATACTATTCCTAATGTTCCGAAAGAGTATATTCACCGTGTAGGTAGAACTGCTAGAGCTGGTAGAGGTGGCATGTCTATTAGTTTAATAACTCCtcatgatattaaattattacacgCTATTGAAGAACTTATTGGAACTAAGCTTCAAGAATTTAAAGTtgatg aAAAAGAAATAGCGACTATATTTACTCAAGTATCAACAACAAAACGTGAAGCTGAGATAGTCTTAGATGAAACAGatttttatgagaaaaaaatgattaataaacgaaaaaaattaatgatggAAGGTAAGACTGATGAAGAAATCGATAAAATTCTGGCGCCTAAGAAgaaacacagaaaaaaagataaaaaaattaaaactagtGATGAAACTAAAgaagatgaaaataaattgacaGATGAAGTATga